The Limisphaera ngatamarikiensis genome includes a window with the following:
- a CDS encoding phosphopantothenoylcysteine decarboxylase: protein MNCLITAGATCEPVDRVRVLTNVATGELGLRLAKALQTAGHRVILLLSRTATSTLPARADVVQRFSTTAELQERLEEFRTEPVGAVFHTAAVSDFRPGRIWHGSDPREGRLVEAGKIPSDLQPLWLELLATPKLIRHLQEWFPRAWRVGWKFVVDGSQADALAAGWKQIQLSNTHACVVNGPAYGDGFALLEPGRPVATFPDRETLAQGLARRCSEWERSGLHP from the coding sequence ATGAACTGCCTGATCACCGCCGGCGCGACGTGCGAACCCGTGGACAGGGTCCGCGTCCTCACCAACGTCGCCACGGGCGAGCTGGGTCTGCGACTGGCAAAGGCCCTGCAAACCGCCGGGCACCGCGTGATTCTCCTCCTCAGCCGCACCGCCACGTCCACCCTCCCGGCCCGCGCCGACGTTGTCCAACGGTTCTCCACGACTGCAGAGCTGCAGGAGCGCCTTGAGGAATTCCGGACCGAGCCGGTTGGCGCGGTCTTCCATACTGCTGCCGTCAGCGATTTTCGTCCCGGCCGGATTTGGCACGGATCCGACCCTAGGGAGGGCAGGCTCGTCGAAGCCGGAAAAATCCCCAGCGACCTTCAACCGTTGTGGCTCGAACTTCTAGCCACGCCCAAGCTCATCCGTCACCTTCAGGAATGGTTCCCCCGGGCCTGGCGGGTCGGCTGGAAGTTTGTCGTGGACGGATCCCAAGCGGACGCCCTCGCGGCGGGCTGGAAACAGATCCAGCTCTCCAACACTCACGCCTGCGTGGTCAACGGACCCGCCTACGGCGATGGCTTTGCCCTGCTGGAGCCGGGTCGGCCTGTGGCCACCTTTCCCGACCGCGAGACCCTCGCGCAGGGCTTGGCCCGGCGATGCAGCGAATGGGAACGTTCCGGGCTCCATCCGTGA
- the dnaN gene encoding DNA polymerase III subunit beta: MNLTIAKEHLLIGLHAVQNVAGGRTTLPVLQNVLLQAEPGQLRLTATDLDILVSCTVPATVGSPGATTVPARTLLGIVRELNGVELEVEADERFICSLRTGPSYYRLRGISPDEFPPQPVFPQGRELEVPRETLASMLRKTSYAVSTDESRHVLNGVCFSIKEDKLTLVATDGRRLALVEHELAVPEGVAAEFILPSKTVNELARLVPGPGPLKLRFSENQAAFEFAGEQGSQILMVSKLVDGNYPNYRQVIPTESQHRVALPREELVRALRRAEFMTSEKANSVKLTFTRNNLAITANSPDVGEARESLAVNYNGNDFSIAFNPRYLIEPLNALDEYEEVFLELTDELSPGVIKVNGPFLYVVMPMRIAT, encoded by the coding sequence ATGAACCTGACCATCGCCAAGGAGCACCTGCTGATCGGGCTCCACGCCGTTCAGAATGTCGCGGGCGGCCGCACCACACTTCCCGTGCTGCAAAACGTCCTGTTGCAGGCCGAGCCCGGTCAACTCCGGCTGACCGCCACGGACCTGGACATTCTGGTGTCCTGCACCGTGCCAGCCACGGTGGGCAGCCCCGGCGCCACCACCGTGCCCGCCCGTACCCTCCTGGGGATTGTGCGCGAGCTCAACGGGGTGGAACTGGAGGTCGAGGCGGACGAGCGTTTCATCTGCAGCCTGCGGACCGGACCCTCCTATTACCGGCTCCGGGGAATCAGTCCCGATGAGTTTCCCCCACAACCCGTCTTCCCGCAGGGCCGGGAGCTTGAGGTCCCGCGAGAAACCCTCGCCTCCATGCTGCGAAAGACCTCCTATGCGGTCTCCACCGACGAATCCCGTCACGTTCTCAACGGTGTCTGCTTCAGCATCAAGGAGGACAAGTTGACCTTGGTGGCCACCGACGGCCGGCGCCTGGCCCTCGTGGAGCATGAACTGGCCGTCCCGGAGGGTGTCGCTGCCGAGTTCATCCTCCCTTCCAAGACCGTGAACGAACTGGCGCGCCTCGTGCCCGGGCCGGGGCCGCTGAAGCTCCGGTTCAGCGAAAATCAGGCCGCCTTCGAATTCGCCGGGGAACAGGGCAGCCAGATCCTCATGGTCAGCAAGCTGGTGGATGGGAACTACCCGAACTACCGCCAGGTAATCCCCACGGAATCCCAGCACCGTGTCGCCCTCCCGCGCGAGGAATTGGTTCGTGCCCTGCGCCGCGCCGAGTTCATGACCAGCGAAAAGGCGAACTCGGTGAAGCTGACCTTCACCCGCAACAATCTGGCCATCACCGCCAACTCGCCCGACGTCGGAGAGGCCCGCGAAAGCCTCGCCGTCAACTACAACGGCAATGACTTTTCCATCGCATTCAACCCCCGCTACCTGATCGAACCGCTCAACGCACTGGACGAGTACGAGGAGGTCTTCCTGGAACTCACCGATGAGCTCAGCCCGGGCGTCATCAAGGTCAACGGCCCGTTCCTCTACGTGGTGATGCCCATGCGGATTGCCACATGA
- a CDS encoding cysteine desulfurase family protein: MRTIYCDYNATTPLDPGVRAAMEPFLTEVWGNPSSLHRIGRRARAALDEARERAASVLGVKPGEIVFTSGGTESVNLAILGAARARRERGRHLITSAIEHHAVLHAMEYLERREGFEVTRLPVTPGGFVDPETLRRAIRPDTVLVSIMAANNEIGTLQPVRELAAACRERGVLFHTDAVQFFGKVPFESVRDLGADLVSLCAHKFHGPKGAGLLYIRSPLQIDPILFGGPHENERRAGTENLAAIAGLVRAMEQFLKPPVFEPERMRQLTCRLLKGLLQVPGVHLLGSPERRLPNTVAVGVEGLDSATLVAALDVEGVCASAGSACTSGALEPSHVAVALGVPSDIAAGLVRFSLGRETTEADVHTVIEVFQRVVQVGRSCGQPAGRL; encoded by the coding sequence ATGCGAACCATCTATTGCGACTACAATGCGACCACACCCCTGGACCCGGGCGTGCGCGCTGCCATGGAGCCCTTCCTCACCGAGGTATGGGGCAATCCTTCCAGCCTGCATCGGATCGGTCGCCGCGCCCGTGCAGCCCTGGACGAGGCACGCGAACGCGCCGCCTCGGTCCTGGGCGTGAAACCGGGTGAGATCGTTTTTACCAGCGGCGGTACCGAGAGTGTAAACCTGGCCATTTTGGGCGCCGCCCGAGCCCGCAGGGAGAGGGGCCGCCATCTGATCACGAGCGCCATCGAGCATCACGCCGTGCTCCATGCGATGGAGTATCTGGAAAGGCGCGAGGGTTTCGAGGTCACCCGCCTGCCGGTCACCCCCGGGGGATTTGTGGATCCGGAGACACTGCGCCGGGCCATAAGGCCGGACACCGTTCTGGTATCCATCATGGCGGCCAACAACGAGATTGGCACCCTGCAACCCGTGCGCGAATTGGCCGCCGCCTGCCGCGAGCGCGGCGTGCTCTTCCACACGGATGCCGTCCAGTTCTTTGGAAAGGTGCCTTTCGAATCGGTCCGCGATCTCGGGGCGGACCTCGTCTCGCTCTGCGCGCACAAGTTTCACGGTCCCAAGGGAGCCGGGTTGCTTTACATCCGGTCGCCCCTCCAGATCGACCCCATCCTGTTCGGCGGTCCCCACGAAAACGAGCGCCGCGCAGGCACGGAAAACCTGGCCGCCATCGCCGGCCTCGTACGCGCGATGGAGCAGTTCTTAAAGCCTCCCGTGTTTGAGCCCGAACGCATGCGCCAGCTCACCTGCCGCCTTTTAAAGGGCCTTTTGCAGGTTCCCGGTGTCCACCTTCTCGGCTCCCCGGAGCGGCGGCTCCCCAACACCGTGGCAGTCGGGGTGGAGGGACTCGACAGCGCGACCCTGGTGGCTGCGCTGGACGTGGAGGGCGTCTGTGCGTCGGCAGGCTCGGCCTGCACCTCGGGTGCGCTGGAGCCCTCGCATGTCGCGGTGGCGCTCGGCGTTCCATCCGACATTGCGGCCGGCCTCGTACGCTTCTCCCTGGGACGCGAAACCACCGAGGCGGACGTGCACACCGTCATTGAGGTCTTTCAACGCGTAGTGCAGGTGGGCCGATCCTGTGGACAGCCGGCGGGTCGCTTGTGA
- a CDS encoding TonB-dependent receptor: MKPVIITESYIPTVDVNASPSPVKVLTAAEIQKIGVATVSDVLQRMPQNNAGMFNESLSGGNSFSKGSAAVSLRGLGPNATLVLLNGRRLASYGFAQNVTEQFVDLNSIPLAAVERIEILKDGASALYGSDAIAGVVNIVLKKEFTGTEVTARIGNVTRGDDMLEQSYSAAWGVLTEKGSALVVADWFSRNALFYRDRDYARSADQRPRGGVDLRSRFGNPGTIILTSPWTAPDGTVYGSGRYRVPSNPAVPGHPTALEIVANPGVNRYDYNPWISAYPDTTRYGAFTAVDYQVLEKVKVFLEASFRRVNYEVSAAPTPVFGDLDGFIVPASNPYNPFGQDVTFRYRLTEAGPRIDEGETDAIRLLPGIKVELGGDWTAEAAFLWSESRTLEVGKNFISAQALQDALNSTDPATALNVFGAGQGINSPDVINSLKVRTFRSGRSILWSPDVRASGTLPIDWGAGRVGLAVGGEYRYEDVRDLSDPFSEGGHIVSSGGTSGAGSRDVWAAYIEARIPLLGQDLSFPGVKELEVQAAGRFEQYSDFGDTANPKVGVRWKPLDQVVLRGTYAESFRAPSLVELFQGKSTAFDSLADPARGENNLQYRVEFGGNPNLDAEEATSWTAGIAVEPIKNLTLSVDWFHIKQTGKIEALPPQDILDNEALFPGRVIRNPPTDEDIAKGIPGSIVKIISGYENIAERRVEGLDFGIRYLYPTESWGEFTLDASASWQYQFDEVPKPGDPTIHFAGAYNWPEWRGYGTLSWEYKGFTFSFTANYIGEYDQGLQIVHKYVDDLWTFDLQAGYTFKNTKYDLLNNVRLVVGVLNVTDEDPPFSDNPNDTAGYDTSIHDPRGRFWYVQVSKKF, translated from the coding sequence ATGAAGCCGGTGATCATTACCGAATCCTACATTCCCACCGTGGACGTGAATGCCAGCCCGTCGCCGGTGAAGGTGCTGACCGCGGCTGAAATTCAGAAGATCGGCGTGGCCACCGTCAGCGACGTGCTGCAGCGGATGCCCCAGAACAACGCGGGCATGTTCAACGAAAGTTTGAGCGGTGGAAACTCCTTCTCCAAGGGATCCGCCGCGGTGTCGTTGCGTGGTTTAGGGCCCAATGCCACCCTGGTCCTGTTGAATGGTCGTCGGCTGGCCAGCTACGGGTTTGCCCAGAACGTCACCGAGCAGTTCGTGGATCTGAACAGCATCCCTCTGGCCGCGGTGGAGCGCATTGAGATCCTCAAGGACGGCGCCTCGGCGTTGTACGGATCCGACGCGATTGCCGGCGTGGTCAACATCGTGCTGAAAAAGGAGTTCACCGGTACGGAAGTCACCGCGCGCATCGGGAACGTGACCCGCGGCGATGATATGCTGGAACAGTCCTACAGCGCCGCCTGGGGCGTGTTGACGGAGAAAGGCAGCGCGCTGGTTGTGGCCGACTGGTTCAGCCGGAACGCGCTGTTTTACCGTGACCGCGATTATGCCCGTTCGGCCGACCAACGGCCCCGGGGCGGTGTGGACCTGCGGAGCCGTTTCGGCAACCCGGGCACCATCATCCTGACCAGCCCGTGGACGGCGCCCGACGGCACCGTGTACGGTTCAGGCCGGTATCGGGTGCCCTCCAACCCTGCAGTCCCCGGCCATCCCACCGCCCTGGAGATTGTGGCCAATCCGGGCGTGAACCGGTACGACTACAACCCGTGGATTTCCGCCTATCCCGACACGACCCGCTACGGCGCGTTTACGGCCGTGGACTATCAGGTGCTGGAAAAGGTCAAGGTGTTCTTGGAAGCGTCGTTCCGGCGAGTGAACTACGAGGTCAGCGCCGCGCCCACGCCGGTATTTGGCGACCTGGACGGCTTTATTGTCCCGGCCAGCAACCCGTATAACCCCTTCGGCCAGGACGTGACCTTCCGTTATCGCCTCACCGAGGCCGGTCCGCGGATTGATGAGGGAGAAACCGACGCCATCCGCCTGCTGCCCGGAATCAAGGTGGAGCTCGGTGGCGACTGGACGGCCGAGGCTGCGTTCCTGTGGAGCGAAAGCAGGACTCTGGAAGTCGGCAAGAATTTCATTTCCGCCCAGGCCCTGCAGGACGCGTTGAACTCGACGGACCCGGCCACGGCCCTCAACGTGTTCGGTGCCGGACAGGGGATTAACTCCCCTGATGTGATCAACAGCTTGAAGGTCCGCACCTTCCGGTCGGGCAGGTCCATTCTTTGGAGTCCGGATGTTCGGGCCAGCGGCACGCTGCCCATTGATTGGGGTGCGGGTCGTGTGGGTCTGGCCGTGGGCGGCGAATACCGCTACGAGGACGTGCGAGACCTGTCGGATCCCTTCTCCGAGGGCGGCCACATTGTCAGCTCGGGTGGGACTTCGGGAGCGGGCAGTCGGGATGTCTGGGCTGCCTACATTGAAGCGCGCATCCCGCTGCTGGGTCAGGATCTTTCCTTCCCGGGCGTGAAGGAGTTGGAAGTCCAGGCCGCGGGCCGATTTGAGCAGTACTCGGACTTCGGCGACACGGCCAACCCCAAGGTGGGCGTTCGATGGAAACCCTTGGACCAGGTGGTCCTCCGCGGGACTTACGCCGAGAGTTTCCGGGCGCCCTCGCTGGTTGAGCTGTTCCAGGGCAAATCCACGGCCTTTGACTCCCTGGCCGACCCGGCGCGGGGAGAAAACAACCTCCAGTACCGGGTCGAGTTTGGCGGAAATCCGAACCTGGATGCCGAAGAGGCCACGTCCTGGACCGCTGGTATCGCCGTCGAGCCCATCAAGAACCTGACCTTGTCGGTGGATTGGTTCCACATCAAGCAGACCGGCAAGATCGAGGCCCTTCCTCCGCAGGACATCCTGGACAACGAAGCCCTGTTCCCGGGCCGCGTCATCCGGAATCCGCCCACGGACGAGGACATTGCCAAGGGGATTCCGGGGAGCATCGTCAAGATTATCAGCGGCTATGAAAACATTGCCGAGCGCAGGGTGGAAGGCCTGGACTTCGGGATCCGGTACCTGTACCCCACGGAGTCCTGGGGCGAATTCACCCTGGACGCCAGTGCCTCCTGGCAGTACCAGTTTGACGAGGTTCCCAAGCCCGGTGACCCCACGATCCACTTTGCGGGTGCCTACAACTGGCCCGAGTGGCGCGGGTATGGCACCCTGTCGTGGGAGTACAAGGGCTTCACCTTCAGCTTCACCGCCAATTACATCGGCGAGTACGATCAAGGCCTCCAGATTGTCCACAAATACGTGGACGA